One part of the Sporosarcina ureae genome encodes these proteins:
- a CDS encoding superoxide dismutase, giving the protein MKPFVLPALPYAVDALEPYIDACTLEIHHGKHHQTYVNNLNAALENQEELQSQSLETILTDLSQVPEEIRTAVQNNGGGHYCHSLFWESMTPKSKGEPSADIKREIDKYFTTFDNFQDILSKAAISRFGSGYGWLVLNDGELEVMSTPNQDTPLKDGKTPLLVIDVWEHAYYLAYQNRRPEFVQNWWHTVDWDVVNERFIQAGKTAAK; this is encoded by the coding sequence TTGAAGCCATTTGTTCTTCCTGCTTTGCCTTATGCAGTAGACGCTCTGGAACCGTATATCGATGCATGTACATTGGAGATTCACCATGGCAAACATCATCAGACGTATGTCAATAACTTGAATGCGGCACTAGAAAATCAAGAAGAGTTGCAATCTCAATCTCTTGAAACCATATTGACTGATCTCAGTCAGGTACCTGAAGAGATACGCACTGCTGTTCAAAACAACGGTGGTGGACATTACTGTCACAGCTTATTCTGGGAATCTATGACGCCAAAAAGCAAAGGTGAACCTTCAGCAGATATTAAGAGAGAAATCGATAAGTATTTTACTACATTTGATAACTTTCAAGATATCTTGTCTAAAGCGGCAATCAGTCGCTTCGGCAGTGGATATGGCTGGTTAGTGCTAAATGACGGAGAGCTAGAAGTCATGAGCACGCCAAACCAAGATACGCCATTGAAGGATGGTAAAACTCCATTACTCGTCATCGATGTTTGGGAACATGCTTATTATTTAGCGTATCAGAACCGCCGCCCCGAATTTGTACAAAATTGGTGGCATACTGTGGACTGGGACGTTGTCAATGAGCGTTTCATCCAAGCTGGTAAAACAGCGGCAAAGTAA
- a CDS encoding alpha/beta hydrolase: protein MQKNITIRSGENNLSGALHLPEYREEAIPLLIFIHGFVGSKVGEHRLFVKAARYFIERGYGVFRFDFSGCGESDGDYADVTLTNQLKEVQDVVDYLSSIRGIDKQQISLVGHSMGGAVASLTAASDSRIKQLILWSPVGTPYEDITGILGPKAVHEISRQGSHDYHGFMISQTFLKDLKRHQPIEAIRSFMGPVHIVHAKEDEQISKEHTRRYVNSLNKRLNGERVIEQYIEQADHTFSSYSFENELFDKSLTWLERNRVKQLAL from the coding sequence ATGCAAAAGAATATTACGATTCGTTCTGGGGAAAACAATTTGTCGGGTGCGTTGCATCTGCCTGAATATAGAGAAGAAGCTATACCGTTGCTTATATTTATCCATGGGTTTGTAGGTAGTAAAGTAGGGGAACATCGTCTATTTGTTAAAGCCGCCCGTTATTTCATTGAGCGTGGATATGGGGTATTCCGCTTTGACTTTAGCGGGTGTGGCGAAAGTGACGGAGATTATGCAGATGTAACATTGACCAATCAATTAAAAGAAGTACAGGATGTCGTAGATTATTTAAGTTCGATTCGCGGTATAGATAAACAACAAATTTCATTAGTAGGGCACAGTATGGGAGGGGCAGTTGCGTCGCTGACGGCAGCGAGTGATTCACGGATTAAACAACTGATTCTCTGGTCACCGGTAGGTACACCATACGAAGATATAACGGGAATTCTTGGACCGAAAGCAGTTCATGAAATTTCAAGGCAAGGCAGTCATGACTATCACGGATTTATGATCAGCCAAACTTTCCTTAAAGATTTGAAAAGACATCAACCTATCGAAGCGATTCGTTCATTTATGGGACCTGTGCATATTGTTCATGCAAAAGAAGATGAACAAATATCAAAAGAACATACGAGACGATACGTCAACTCACTCAATAAGCGCTTGAACGGAGAGCGTGTAATAGAACAATATATTGAACAGGCTGATCATACATTTTCAAGCTATTCTTTTGAAAATGAATTGTTTGATAAAAGCTTGACGTGGCTTGAAAGAAATAGAGTAAAGCAGCTTGCATTGTAA
- a CDS encoding sodium-dependent transporter: MEQRKEQWSSKLGFIMSSAGAAIGLGAIWKFPYVTGMSGGGAFFLLFVVFTILIGLPMLISEFIIGRGSGKEAISAYKKLAPTGAWSWIGKLGVAGCFLLLSFYSVVGGWVFVYSGLSIGGKIISEGASYSEQFGSIVGSPLTTLIGLLLFTIINILVVSSGVQNGIEKANKYMMPLLFVFFIILVIRSLTLPGAMEGVSFFLKPDFSGITRDSVLYALGQSFFSLAVGFSCMVTYSSYLKKDVSLTSSATSVVGMNLFVSLLAGLAIFPAVFAFGQEPAAGPELLFMVLPAVFSQLPLGQVFLALFLILFLFATLTSSFSLYEIIVAAMTASGKRSRKSVTWLIGAVVFIAAIPSALSSSTLSGFLIFDKSIFDATDYLVSNILLPAGCLLIALFIVRKMDQLLVRDEFTQYHTQSKGLYPLWHFLMKWIVPLTIIVVFLNTLGIVK, encoded by the coding sequence ATGGAACAACGAAAAGAACAATGGTCTTCTAAGCTTGGGTTTATTATGTCTTCAGCAGGTGCAGCAATTGGCCTAGGGGCAATTTGGAAGTTCCCCTATGTTACAGGTATGAGTGGTGGCGGAGCATTCTTCCTGTTATTCGTCGTGTTTACAATTTTGATCGGTTTACCTATGTTGATCTCTGAATTCATTATTGGACGCGGTTCGGGTAAAGAAGCAATTAGTGCGTATAAAAAACTAGCGCCGACTGGTGCGTGGTCCTGGATAGGTAAGCTCGGTGTGGCAGGGTGTTTTCTTTTATTATCCTTCTATAGTGTAGTCGGTGGTTGGGTGTTCGTGTATAGCGGATTATCTATTGGTGGTAAAATTATTAGTGAAGGTGCTTCCTACTCAGAACAATTTGGCTCGATCGTCGGTTCACCACTAACGACTTTGATTGGCTTGCTTCTCTTTACGATTATTAATATATTGGTCGTATCTTCAGGCGTACAAAACGGTATTGAAAAAGCGAACAAGTATATGATGCCTTTATTATTTGTATTTTTTATTATTTTAGTTATTCGATCGTTGACGTTGCCGGGTGCAATGGAAGGTGTTTCTTTCTTCCTAAAGCCTGACTTCTCCGGTATTACTAGAGATTCTGTATTGTATGCACTTGGACAGTCCTTCTTCTCATTGGCAGTAGGATTTTCATGTATGGTAACGTATAGTTCCTATTTGAAAAAAGACGTTAGCCTGACTTCATCTGCAACTTCTGTTGTCGGCATGAATTTATTTGTTTCTTTGCTTGCGGGTCTGGCCATTTTTCCAGCAGTATTTGCATTTGGTCAAGAACCAGCTGCAGGACCTGAATTATTGTTTATGGTGTTGCCAGCAGTGTTCTCTCAGTTACCGCTCGGTCAAGTATTTTTAGCATTGTTTTTAATTTTATTCCTTTTTGCTACATTGACGTCATCATTTAGTTTGTATGAGATTATTGTGGCGGCGATGACGGCGAGTGGCAAGCGGTCGCGTAAATCCGTGACATGGTTGATTGGTGCAGTTGTATTCATCGCAGCTATTCCTTCTGCCTTATCGTCCAGTACATTGTCAGGTTTCCTGATATTTGATAAGAGTATTTTTGATGCGACAGATTATTTGGTCAGTAATATTTTACTTCCGGCAGGTTGTTTGTTGATTGCGTTATTTATTGTTCGCAAGATGGACCAGTTGTTGGTCCGTGATGAGTTTACACAGTACCATACGCAGTCTAAAGGTCTTTATCCGCTCTGGCACTTTTTGATGAAGTGGATAGTGCCGTTGACGATTATTGTGGTGTTCTTGAATACGCTTGGGATTGTGAAGTAA
- a CDS encoding KGG domain-containing protein, translated as MANQHNTDQEKKMSLEEAGRKGGQATSKKHDKEFYEQIGRKGGEATAQKHSSEFYKEIGRKGGKATSEKHDKNFYEKIGRKGGEARAQQNKSMS; from the coding sequence ATGGCTAACCAACATAACACCGATCAAGAAAAGAAAATGTCTTTGGAAGAGGCAGGACGTAAAGGAGGTCAAGCAACCTCTAAAAAACACGATAAAGAATTCTATGAACAGATTGGACGTAAAGGCGGGGAAGCCACAGCCCAGAAACATAGTAGTGAGTTTTACAAAGAAATTGGACGTAAAGGTGGAAAAGCAACTTCAGAGAAACACGATAAAAATTTCTATGAAAAAATTGGGCGTAAGGGCGGAGAAGCGAGAGCCCAGCAAAATAAAAGTATGAGTTAA